ctgttcacagatgctctccatccaatTTGACTTGGCttcagctattttgcaaagaagaatgggcaaaaatttcagcctctagatgtgcacagctggtagagacataccacCAGAAGACTTGCAGCTCTAATTGCATTAAACGGTGTTCCTACAAAGTTTTGACACTGGGTGGGGGGTGGGTCGAGGGAATGTCTGCAGAATACAAATGACGGCCACACttcccagattttttatttatgtgaAATTTTCTtgtcacttcacacatacttgctactttgtgttggtcaatcacataaaatcccaataaaacatgtttaagtttgtgggtgttacATGCTGTAGTGGCAGGTTTTACTTTGATAACGGCTTCCAGTGAGGGCAGGAGGATTATACTCCTCACAGAGAAACGTTATCCTATTAAAAGCTTAATATGAACcctgcctagtaaaaaaaaatctaaaccttTATGATGATTTTTACTGAAAgttgttttttcattttgttgCATCTTTCTTATACATTTTCTGTTCCTTTCCTTAGGCAAGACACCTTTATATTTGTGACTTCCACAAGAACTTAATTCAGAGCGTGAGAAACAGACGGAAAAGAAAGGGTAGTGATGATGACGATGCGGACTCCCCGGTTCACGATGCCGATACCCCAGAGGTATACGTTCtgttaaatgtgtttttattaaggTACCAGACGCAGCTCCTCTTTATTAGCTGCCAGTCTGTCCATTGTTCCTGAGAAGATGAAAGAGTGGTGTCTCTTTTCTCTGCAGTGTGTAGAGCAAGATTTAATGACGCTGCCCCATGGCCTTAATTTCTTCGACTGTGAAGAATGGGCTTTGTCTGTCTTTAGTTTAAGACTCTGGGACTGAGATGAAAATGTCTGTCTTGTAAGGAGAGGCTTATGAAGACAGTATTTGATAGTGTGACTTCTGAGGCACTGCTTGTACAAAGAGAAGTCCAGAGAAGACATCCATTGTTAGCACACAGCCATCAGCTGGCCGCAGGCCTACCGAGAACGCAACCGCCTGATTACTGGAAATCTGTTCCTTCTTTTATCAGTGTATTGGGAACAGTGGGAATCGCAACATTTGATGGCAGTCCTCCAATCTCCTTTTTATCTACAATGTCATATCTCTATGGGGAGGTTTATCATGAGCGGGATTTTCAAAGCCGGTTTTGCAATTGTCTGCGTTGCTGTAATTTGTACCAAAATTAATCAAACGTTTGATAcgtttggtgcatctttaatcCCTTAGCGACCAGTCTGTTTTGGGCCTTGCTGACcaagcaataatttttttttcttccgtcattgccttccaagagctatagctATTTATTTTTTCGGTATGGAGGCTTGTATGTAGCCGTATGGGGGCCTATGGGACAAGTTGGAGTTTTTAATGGTGCTATTTTAggatacacataacttactgatttaACTTTTAATAACTCCTCCTGGGAgggggctggaaaaaaaaaataacaatactgCACTTTTGACGTTACTGAGTTTTTCAGCATAAAAAAATGAACATGATAGCTTTATTCTCTCGGTCAGTGCGATTACAGCGatcccaaatacatatagtttttttactttagcaaaaaagaaaaatattttgcatCGTCTCATCCTAAGAtctataacttttttacttttctttctatggatctgagggctttattttttattttattttttgcaacttGTAGATTTTATTGGTATCGTTTTGGGATATATAACACATaaattctttttaattttttttacgggatcatttacatgatatttgtgtagagcgggtcgttacagatgcggcgataccaaacatggagattttatttttgcaaagtgttttttttttttttcaatgggggAAAAAAgcattttgttctgtttttttattgGAAATTTTTCACCCCTTAGCGACTACCATAAAAAGGCGTATtgatggtcactaaggggttaaagaggacctgtctgtTTTGTACTTGCATTCCCCAAGCAAAAactgttctggagcatctattcttatcagTCTGTGATGTGCCATTTCTCCgttaagctagtttcacactagcagcaggggactcagatccgtcctgccgctagttcacgtgtgccctcggactgccgctccgtccccattgactataatgggggcgggggtagAATTCCGGCGGCACGGCAGCTCATGGCGAggggcagccggactaaaagtactgcatgcagtacttttagtacggtggcctctcgccgtgcgctgctgtGCCTCCACCGGAACtccacccctgcctcaattataGTCGatagggatggagcggcagtccaggagcacacgtgaactagcggaaggacggatccgatagACTGTTCACCCgcctgaacagcctgccgtagtcccttgccgctaatgtgaaagtaccctttttcttactagaagtttatgacagaatttccagcagtctgcaataagggTTCATCTTGGTGTTGCCAGTTGGGAatgtgtccctgcatagtctggtactatccaatcagtgctgccagtagcagactctgcagggacacacaaccaaatggtaacacccagtgtgACCTTTATTGAAGATTGCCAGAAATTCATtcattaaaggagtattcccatcagGGACGCTGACTGCATATCGGTAGGAGAGCACACCATGCATGGGCAGCCTGCTTTTCTTTTAATGCTATGgggcttccaaaaatagctgagtgagCATGCTTGGCTATTATAGGAAttaccatagcagtgaatggagaacaaGCCGTGAAAGCGCAGCCACCGCTTCATTCACCGCAATGGGACTTCCTGAAATGGCAGAGCcctcgcttggctatttttggaactctaaTAGCAATGAATAGAGGGTATCTGCGCATGGGTGGCTGCTTTGCCCTTTTTTTGAAGCTGCTGATCTGTAGCAGTCCCCAGGGGTTGGACCTCtgcttatctgatattgatggtatatcctagccctatgccatcaatgtccccagTGGGAATATCTctttaacttctagtaggaataataaaggaatggcacaatatgGAGTCATAAcaaagatgccccagaattgttattacatggggaatgcaagtagttactaaaacaggcatgtcagggaggtgacaggttcccttttctttaaaggggttatccgacctcTACAATGACCCCACAATACCTGGGCACCTCATAAAGATTATACTTGCCCCGGCACCTGCGTCACTCCTGATCCccacacggccgccgctgcatctccttgtctcgcggatcaaaacatccggtgacaggtgtgtgtgtgttCGATAGCAGGCTgtgacggggatgagcctccctagtccctagcgtcacccgcgatgctagagaGGCTCGCAGCCATTGCACCTCTACCACCTACTTTTAAAAACTTGAGTGAGTGATGTAAAAATGCGAAATGTCACAAAATGTTTGTGGAAATACGCCTCAGATTATTGCAGaaccctattttgtgactttttgaataaaAATGGGTAAAGTGCAGGTCTTGATAAATTCTTcttctacaggtgaaacttgaaaaataagaatattgtgcaaagttcattacatgcaaagtgagatatatttcaagcctttatttgttataatttggatcattatggattacagtttatgaaaccccaaagtcacaatctcaggtaccctttgctcagggggtatggattaattagctgactagagggtgacactttgagcctagaatattgaacattatcacaaaattctaattttaagcttttaatttgcattactgaaataaatggacttttgcccgatattttttcgagtttcacctgtatgtgtttGGAAATGAATGTTGAGGTAATGGAGATTTCCCAATCGCAGAAAAGCTCTGTGTATGTGGCTAGATTTATGCTGAAATGTACCCAGGACAAAAGCATGTAAAAAGCTTCATGATTTTCTTCAGAAGTTAATTATTTCATGGGAACAACGTTTTTAGTGTTACACACCAAGTAAAGTCCATGTAGCTACGTTGTGGTGTGAATACAGCTATAGACGCAgtgtaggaaaaaaatatatcatgttCTTATTTTTCGCTGATCAAACTTAATCCTCCTCAAACTGAAAGTAGCcacatatattaaaaaaatggcaGCCAAACTCGCTGATTTCAACAGGTGGGGATATCTCGACTCTCCGCTGAAGACAGATGTTGGGGGGATAGAAGGACTGGACATGCTGGATTTCAATATGCCCGATCCTTTGTTCTCAAAACAGATAAGCTGTGGTGAGGATTATTTTCTTCTCcgtattgagaacacatgcacacgCAAGCATGTGTAATGGGGTGATTGAAAGGGATACAAGTTTTATCTAACGCTGGCCGTACACATTCGAAAGCTGAAGATTGAACAATCAGAAGTTATGTTTCTCAACTCCCCCTTATACATGCACGTTCggataggataggccatcagtatctggtgGGGACCCGACCGATTCGCTGTTTGAGGAGGCATAGGCGCTTACCATTGCGCCTTTtcacagctttgcctaggccatatgacgtGAGGTTGATCGGACTGATGGCCTGGGCGCAGCCTCTATctaatggacggcgctgtgcttggtgagctgagagaaggcagggGGGGGCTACTGTGagggccggtgccttctcaaacagctgaacggcgggggtcccactgatcagatactaaagacctacccagaggatagatcatcagtagaaaagtctctgaaaacccctttaacagagacctgaaAAACGTAATTCCAAGGTCTGGGCTGATTTTCGGTTGTTTTTTTCTAAAGCTCAGATACAtattaagaaaaaaacaaaatgtttTTGTACAAGTGTCTAGGGTAAAGGAAGCAAATTTCCTGTGCGCTGTTTTGAAGGCCACTTCCAGCCTTAACTTTCAAGATAACATTGTAAGTGATAAAAACAGTCCttgcaataaccttcattttCCTAATGTTTTTCTGTTATTTTCCTCTTTTCTAGGTGGACCTATTCCAGTTGCAAGTAAACACGTTGAGAAGATATAAGAGACATTTCAAACTTCAAGCAAGGCCTGGTTTGAATAAAGCACAGCTTGTTGAAGTAAGCAGCATTGTGGATAccgtaattttaatatttttttattattaagatTCATTTAAACTATTTtgagcacttttaactccctgaCAATGCTGCCTGTTCATCTCCACATTTCAGAAACCATAACATTATCCTTCTGtctatatagccatatgaggacaTGTTTTTTAAAGGACaaggtgtatttattttttatttttttaaagataacATTTTGTGATGCATCTAATGtattgtaaaactttttttttttttctggtgacaTGAAGATTTACAACAGTGTTTTCACCACTGTTTTGGGGTTTTCATTTAATGGCATTTGCAATGATTTACACGATGACTTTATTATGGGGCCAGTACCATATTTATATCAGGTTTTTTTTCTGCACAATAAAAactctttatttttttgttacctcatTCAAACCGTAATAttgttatttttctattcacTTAGCTGTGTGAGGGCGGGATGAATTCTAGTTTTCATTCATCGTTGCCAATTTGGGACACATAcaacattttgatcactttttattacgtTTTCTGGAAGGTGGAATgaataaaaaaactgcaattctggcattttttatgatgatcacagtacaggataaactattttttttttttacacataaatTGCTTTCAAAGTGTcattgtgattttttatttttattttatttatttagttttgtaATGTATCGCGCAGTGATACTgactatttttataatatactttaattactgaaatcttacatttctattagaaaaatagatcTAAAGTGGACCCTGTTTGAGCcgtatctgttttctattgtgccagattgtgtcagagaaaacggatctctccccattgacttacattgtgtgccaggacggatccgtttggctctgtttCATCAGactgaccccaaaatgctgcaagcagcgttttggtgtctccctccaaagcggaatggagactgatcttatacattctgagaggatccgtatccattcagaatacattaaggCAAAATTGATCCATTTTGgacagcttgtgagagccctgaagtgtgaaatgcgagtgtgaaagtagccttacactgactGTGTTACGTAAATAGAAGAGCACCGCTAATGCTCAAAAGagaccactttagagctattttatttatagaaatgtatgatttttgtaattaaagtatattacaaaaatagtccagtatcactgccccctatacaaaaataaaaaaaagaatgagtTACACTTTCCTAGTGGGGTAGTTGAACTTTTGATCTGCTAGTTACGCATACAGTACACTGCAATTCAATACTTGTGAAATGCAGTATATTATGTCATTTACAGTAAAATTGACTTGGCAAGTGGAATAAGTTGACTCGGTGAGTAGAATCACGCTGCTTAGAAGGTAGTCAGGCGGTGCAGTGATTGTATAGTGTTATTGTGTATTAGACCTGACAAAGGGAGTGTTctgcccccgaaacgcgttgtcccaATAAAGTAATACTACTTCATCAAGTCTCCTGCCTTCTTAGCAGTGTGATCCTACTCACCAAGTCAACTTGTACCATTTGCTGATCAGTATCCACTCCCATCTCCACTGGCACGAAGGATTCATTGTTATGCAACAGCCACTTATGGTTATATGctcttcatagtgctgtgcctacTTTGCACAACCACCCAAGGTGGGCACTGATATTGTATGACCTACTATTGAGTCTTGCTATACTATCAGTGCCGTGTTTTTTCTTTGTTGTCATAATGACTATTCGGTCAGGCCAAAGGCAGGGCCTAATAGACATCTATACAAGTCAGCCtagggaccattatttgtcccTTGGCTTTCATGGCAGCCCCTCGAAACCCCATGATCACATAGTAGAGGGGTGCTAATAGGGAGAGAGAGGGAGTTCCCTCATTCTCTTTCACCACTCAAATGGAACGGTTAGAATTGACTGCTGTGTTTAAAGGGTTAAACTGCCAGAATCTCTGATCTTGGAAGTGAGGACACGGCACCAGCCACACTCATAGATGGCTAACCAGTGGCAATACTTCCATCGTGGACGTCTTACAGAAGGATCAGatgagatgtgaacaaagccttgaCTGTATGAAGTCTCCCTTTTTATAAGGTTTTCGGCTTATGATTAAATACATGACTTTTCAGTGCGTAGACGtgcgttaattatttttttttgcatgcaaGACTGGGTAACATAaccatattattatatatacagtatatatatatatatatatatattattttttttttattagctaaatgcatctagctgtgacACATTCCTCCAGCAATGTAATGTAAATGACTGATGACTTTATCTTCTTTAGATCATTGGTGGTCATTTCCGAACTCTTCCAGTGAATGAGAAGGACACACTTACATATTTCATCTGCTCAGTCAagaatgaaaaaaacaaaatggatCATAAGTCTGACGGAGGACTCCATTAGGCAACACGCATTTGTGGTTTCTGGACATTGGCAGCAGTTGGAGATCTCTACAAGCCTCAGAAAAGAAGGACACTTGTAAATAAAGTTCAGTGGGATATTTACGTTGTGCATGGCATTGACTAGTCTGACAAAATTGTCACTTGACGCAGCAATAACTCAGAATCTATAATACTTTATTTGCTCTGTTCCTTAAAGAAATGTAGGGCATGGTTGCCAATTCTTTATGTTCAAAATTGCATCTAAAATGAAAAACGAAGCGGCTTTGCAAAAAGTCTTCTAGGTTTGTGTCAACAGCTTCTATTCTGACCTATACGTCTCCATGTAACAGAATCTAAACCCTGTGTCGTCTGATCCTGCATTCATACTTCTATCTGTCCTCTATGTGCcatacaggggcggattggccatagaccctacagggaaatttccaggtgggccgatgcccaagcTCTCCTCATGGCCGCAGGTCTGGTACAAAACGATCTGAAGCTCAATGGCCGCaaactcaactgtattaccatcctcaggacagtgatacatttaagggcggcagtattttgtgctgcactgtggtatctggttctgctggtgcggtactttgtgctgcacaatGGTATTGCAGGCCCTATCTACTTCTGTTGGCCCCTTCTACTTATGTTGCCCAGTCTTCTATCAATTTAGTCCCGCTTaagaacatggggccacttttttttttttttcaaggccaCTTGAAGTTCCCAATCCGTCATATGTTTGATAGGTTAACAGACAGTAGGAACAGATAGCAGGGCGTATGACTGCAGGTATAGCCTACACAGACTTTGTAGTCTGGAGACACATCGCTCTGAATAGATGGAAGGTTTTTAACTAAGGACCCTATTAGACTACTTAGTATTTGGGCAGGACAAGGGCTGATGGATGATAAACACATCCATTGGCACTCATTTGCACCGGCCTTATTGCACAGATCAGTGCATTTCGCTGAAAGGCGCTAATCAGCCAAGAAACGAGCGTGATCATAGTTGCATGgttaatacggttaaaaaaaatacataagtccatcaacCAAGGGAACGGTGGGGacatgaatcccagaaggaagtgatcATACAGGCCAGTTATTGGGGACGAGCATGCTCATGATAATTGCCCCAAAAATCGTTTGGCCTAATAGGGCCTTAAAGAGTAATGCTGGTTAttgaaagttatcccctatccacagattaggggataactatcagattggtgggggtcctaccgctgggacccccacgagAACTGGTGCCTCATACCCCATAgagcccccctgaaatggacaGAATGTCAGAGATGGCAGTTCTGCGCTGTGGGTAGGGGGTAACGTtctataactggaatacccctttaacatcacTTTAAAAAGTTGCTTACTTTCTCATTTTGAGCAAAATTAGAAGAATACAAACATGCCTGCAAATGTCAACGCAGACTTTAACTCCTTTTTATATAGCAtccctttaatatattttataaagCGCCACCACAATGCCTGCTATTGCTTTATTACCCAGTGTGGCTGCACTTTAAGGTGCAAAAATTCCTAAAAAATGTCTAATTCTGAATTCTATACATTTAATTTATTTCTGCAGATTGACATTGAAGTATTTGCTACTGAGGAGAGACTGGTCTAATAACTGTGTTCAACAAGTCACAACTAAATGAGCTTTCAATAgtttagagttatgtttgtcatatAGCATGTGGTAATGCTATAGGTTGCACAGACCCCTCCTATTATATATAGCCTTTAGAAGTTGCACTTTTCTGGGGATTTTAGTCCTATAAATGTTGTTGGCATGTACTGGTTGATGTTGGTGACTTAAGTCTCTGGATCACCCTGAATGTATAATATTGTGATggctttaataaaaatataaattaagtGCTCCCGATGAATATTCCCTTGCTGTTATTGATACTGAGAATTTTCATATTTGTACATGTCCAATATATATATGTCTTCTTATTTTTGTAAATGTTTTATATAATCAATGATGGGTTTCATTGTTTGtatcactac
This portion of the Bufo gargarizans isolate SCDJY-AF-19 chromosome 1, ASM1485885v1, whole genome shotgun sequence genome encodes:
- the SAP30 gene encoding histone deacetylase complex subunit SAP30, whose amino-acid sequence is MNGFPSEDLTLDSGGEVTSPTAAAAPPVPPLALGPLNGQLCCLREEGERCTRPAGNASFSKRIQKSISQKKVKIDLDKTARHLYICDFHKNLIQSVRNRRKRKGSDDDDADSPVHDADTPEVDLFQLQVNTLRRYKRHFKLQARPGLNKAQLVEIIGGHFRTLPVNEKDTLTYFICSVKNEKNKMDHKSDGGLH